One stretch of Priestia megaterium DNA includes these proteins:
- a CDS encoding S9 family peptidase, whose product MNHLKKRTVTIEDLYELKSVYNPQISPDGKSVVYTVRETKKIENAYETQLFMLDLETKKTKQLTYYKGNNHSPAWSPDGKWIAFLSDRSQAVQLHLLAATGGEAEALTDLEKGVSNPVWSPYSDEIMFSTKVEEKAVRVEQNHEHPQPYEVERLLYKSDVSGYLKGEYTQVAVVKLKNKEVTFLTDGPYHHSVGCWAPNANSIVFCSSRGENPDLSLTMDVFILHRDTKKLTSITAETGYFHQVSWSPDGSYIAYIGNERTYGSASMNDIYIYQISNQKTACVTAGIDLEVGDMVAGDFHFGRTAAGVMWSSNEEFYFVVSEKGSVGIYKGNVNGKLDPVLMDNAHVYGVSVLPNCEEAIVAISTFTHPGDLYSLNLKTEELVKLTNVNDSFLKHVQLTEAESFYATSTDGLHIHSWVVKAAATNHGSPTILEIHGGPHLMYGHTFMLEFQVLASKGFNILFSNPRGGRGYGQAFTDAVRGDYGGMDYTDLMAVTDEAVKRYSYINEDKLGVTGGSYGGFMTNWIVGSTNRFKAAVTQRSISNWTSFYGVSDIGYYFTEWELKADIYENPEKLWNHSPLRLAENVKTPLLILHSEQDYRCPIEQAEQLYVALKRKDKEVEFIRFPQSNHELSRSGKPNLRTARLKYLTSWFKRYLKQSQ is encoded by the coding sequence TTGAATCATTTAAAAAAGCGTACGGTAACGATAGAGGATTTGTATGAATTGAAGTCTGTTTATAATCCTCAGATTTCTCCAGATGGAAAAAGTGTAGTTTATACGGTTCGAGAAACGAAGAAAATAGAGAACGCGTATGAAACGCAGCTGTTTATGTTAGATCTTGAAACGAAAAAAACAAAGCAATTAACGTACTATAAAGGAAATAATCATTCTCCCGCCTGGTCCCCTGACGGCAAGTGGATTGCTTTTTTATCCGATCGCAGTCAAGCGGTCCAGCTCCACCTATTAGCAGCGACAGGCGGGGAAGCAGAAGCACTCACAGATCTTGAAAAAGGCGTTAGTAATCCGGTGTGGTCTCCTTATAGTGACGAAATTATGTTTTCCACAAAAGTAGAAGAAAAAGCTGTAAGAGTTGAACAAAATCATGAACATCCCCAGCCATATGAAGTGGAACGTTTACTGTATAAATCCGATGTTAGCGGTTATTTAAAAGGTGAATATACTCAAGTTGCTGTCGTTAAACTTAAAAATAAAGAAGTGACGTTTTTAACGGATGGACCTTATCATCACTCTGTAGGATGCTGGGCCCCTAATGCAAACTCAATTGTATTTTGCAGCAGCCGAGGAGAGAATCCGGATTTATCGTTAACCATGGACGTGTTTATTTTGCATCGTGATACTAAAAAATTAACATCTATTACAGCAGAAACAGGATATTTTCATCAAGTTTCGTGGTCACCGGATGGGTCATACATAGCTTACATTGGAAATGAACGTACATACGGATCAGCTTCAATGAATGACATATACATTTATCAGATCTCTAACCAAAAAACAGCTTGTGTCACTGCTGGCATAGACTTAGAAGTAGGAGATATGGTAGCAGGAGATTTTCACTTTGGAAGAACCGCAGCGGGAGTTATGTGGAGCAGTAATGAAGAATTTTATTTTGTCGTAAGTGAAAAGGGTTCTGTAGGCATATATAAAGGAAATGTGAATGGAAAGTTAGACCCTGTACTTATGGATAATGCTCACGTATATGGGGTATCTGTTCTTCCCAATTGTGAGGAAGCTATCGTAGCAATCAGTACATTTACACATCCTGGAGATCTTTATTCTCTAAATTTAAAAACAGAGGAATTAGTGAAGCTGACAAACGTTAATGACTCATTTTTAAAGCATGTGCAGCTCACAGAAGCAGAATCTTTTTACGCGACTTCTACGGACGGTCTACATATCCACAGTTGGGTAGTAAAAGCTGCTGCCACAAACCATGGATCTCCAACCATTTTAGAAATCCACGGAGGTCCGCATCTTATGTATGGTCATACATTTATGCTTGAATTCCAAGTACTTGCATCAAAAGGGTTCAATATCCTCTTTTCTAATCCAAGAGGCGGCAGAGGATATGGTCAAGCATTTACAGATGCGGTTCGAGGGGATTACGGAGGCATGGATTATACGGACTTGATGGCAGTAACCGACGAAGCAGTTAAGCGCTACTCTTATATTAATGAAGATAAGCTTGGCGTAACAGGAGGAAGCTACGGAGGGTTTATGACAAACTGGATTGTAGGAAGTACAAATCGGTTTAAAGCAGCGGTGACGCAACGGTCTATTTCAAATTGGACAAGTTTTTACGGCGTTAGTGATATTGGCTATTATTTTACCGAATGGGAATTAAAAGCTGATATTTATGAAAATCCGGAAAAACTTTGGAACCACTCGCCGCTTCGTTTAGCGGAGAACGTTAAAACACCGCTGTTAATTTTACATAGTGAACAGGATTATAGATGTCCAATTGAACAAGCTGAACAGCTTTATGTAGCACTGAAAAGAAAAGATAAAGAAGTAGAATTTATTCGTTTTCCCCAGTCTAATCATGAACTTTCTAGAAGCGGTAAGCCTAATTTACGAACGGCGAGACTAAAATATTTAACAAGCTGGTTTAAACGTTATTTAAAACAGTCTCAGTAA
- a CDS encoding TVP38/TMEM64 family protein, with product MDFETLKHYLTLDGVLELLKQYQSFGIIPGLLLPILEAFIPILPLFAFVMANAAAFGLWLGFLISWVGSCVGSLLVFLIFRKYGQARFLHFISRHAQIRKIMIWVERHGFGPLFIMLCFPFTPSSAINVVAGLSRVSMAQFMLAVLAGKMVMIFMMSFIGADFVSFVKQPLKAVLVLVIIFVLWLVGKQIERRLNEKSKMKQYDK from the coding sequence ATGGATTTTGAAACATTAAAGCATTATTTGACATTAGACGGCGTCCTCGAGTTATTAAAACAATATCAATCATTTGGAATCATTCCAGGGCTGCTGTTGCCTATTTTAGAAGCGTTTATCCCCATCTTGCCGCTTTTTGCGTTTGTAATGGCCAATGCTGCCGCTTTTGGCTTATGGTTAGGTTTTTTAATTTCATGGGTTGGCAGCTGCGTTGGATCACTGCTTGTCTTTTTGATTTTTAGAAAATATGGACAGGCGAGGTTCTTACATTTCATCAGCCGGCATGCGCAAATTCGAAAGATTATGATTTGGGTAGAAAGACACGGTTTCGGACCGCTGTTTATTATGCTTTGTTTCCCTTTTACCCCATCTTCGGCGATTAATGTAGTAGCAGGGCTATCACGTGTTAGTATGGCTCAGTTTATGCTTGCTGTATTAGCCGGTAAAATGGTGATGATATTTATGATGAGCTTTATTGGGGCCGATTTTGTTTCATTTGTGAAACAGCCTTTAAAAGCAGTACTTGTTTTAGTCATCATTTTTGTTCTATGGCTTGTTGGAAAACAAATTGAACGAAGATTAAATGAAAAATCTAAAATGAAACAGTATGACAAATAG
- the fabG gene encoding 3-oxoacyl-ACP reductase FabG, which yields MRLKDKVAIITGAANGLGFEASRIFAQEGAKVAMVDYDAKAGEERAAHLKEEGGDVAFFQVNVADRDSVDAMVEEVVKRYSKIDILINNAGITRDGMLTKLSVENFQAVINVNLTGVFHCTQAVVPHMIAQGKGKIISTSSVSGVYGNVGQTNYAATKAGVVGMTKTWAKELGRKGINVNAVAPGFIETDMVKAMPDKIIDQMKSTIPLQRLGQPSDIGYAYLYLASDESNYINGTTLHVDGGIMM from the coding sequence ATGAGATTAAAAGATAAAGTGGCAATTATTACGGGTGCAGCAAATGGATTAGGGTTCGAAGCTTCTCGAATATTCGCACAAGAGGGTGCAAAGGTCGCTATGGTTGACTACGATGCAAAAGCGGGAGAAGAACGAGCAGCTCACCTAAAAGAAGAAGGCGGAGATGTAGCATTCTTTCAAGTGAACGTAGCGGATCGAGACAGTGTAGATGCAATGGTAGAAGAAGTAGTGAAACGCTACTCTAAAATAGATATTTTAATTAACAATGCGGGTATCACCAGAGATGGAATGCTAACCAAATTATCAGTTGAAAATTTTCAAGCGGTAATTAACGTAAACCTTACAGGCGTTTTTCACTGTACACAAGCAGTGGTACCGCATATGATTGCTCAAGGTAAAGGGAAAATTATTAGCACATCTTCGGTATCTGGCGTATATGGAAATGTTGGTCAAACAAACTATGCGGCGACAAAGGCAGGCGTAGTAGGAATGACAAAGACATGGGCTAAAGAGCTGGGACGAAAAGGAATTAATGTAAACGCTGTAGCTCCCGGGTTTATTGAGACGGATATGGTCAAGGCGATGCCAGACAAAATCATTGATCAAATGAAATCCACTATTCCTTTACAAAGGTTAGGTCAGCCTTCTGACATTGGTTATGCTTATCTGTATTTAGCATCTGATGAGTCCAACTATATTAACGGTACAACACTGCATGTAGATGGTGGAATCATGATGTAA